A region of Cucumis melo cultivar AY chromosome 2, USDA_Cmelo_AY_1.0, whole genome shotgun sequence DNA encodes the following proteins:
- the LOC103494211 gene encoding uncharacterized protein LOC103494211 gives MKMKMKRKDLDQINDDFSDFSLSSPARKIRRLDVGLPPIIEEEEPPEISVLSKQPLIPEDFTVGGNGVRIEELSDASSVSPSVYAMEDRPFCDNQERAIVLFKPMNTSFFQSSPLSVSVDSDIISGFKSEFLRENCYDGRVKFGEDDEDMVTENKNLAVVPWVPRLQVPTSSTMNVPQEEAPQLMEAEEVGEATMEIEEEENNLNNSQQGYGYGGMDGANAIHQWHHQQHCMIPQLPQQTSSPITWFR, from the exons atgaagatgaagatgaaaagaaaagatcTCGATCAAATCAACGATGACTTCTCCGATTTCTCCCTCTCCTCACCTGCCAGGAAGATTCGCCGTCTG GATGTTGGTTTACCGCCTAttatagaagaagaagaaccgCCGGAAATTTCTGTTTTAAGTAAACAGCCTTTGATTCCTGAAGATTTCACAGTAGGTGGTAATGGTGTAAGGATTGAGGAATTGTCGGATGCTTCTTCTGTTTCTCCTTCAGTTTATGCTATGGAGGATCGTCCTTTTTGTGACAATCAAGAGAGGGCTATTGTTCTGTTTAAGCCTATGAATACGTCTTTCTTCCAATCTTCTCCTCTCTCGGTATCTGTTGATTCCGACATTATATCTGGTTTCAAGA GTGAATTTCTTCGTGAGAATTGTTATGATGGCCGGGTGAAATTTGGTGAAGATGATGAAGATATGGTGACTGAGAACAAGAATCTGGCTGTTGTTCCTTGGGTTCCTCGTTTACAGGTTCCTACATCCTCAACCATGAATGTTCCCCAAGAGGAAGCTCCACAGTTAATGGAAGCTGAAGAAGTTGGAGAAGCAACAATggagattgaagaagaagaaaacaactTAAACAATAGTCAACAAGGTTATGGGTATGGTGGAATGGATGGAGCTAATGCTATACATCAATGGCATCATCAACAACACTGCATGATTCCACAGTTGCCACAACAAACATCTTCACCCATAACTTGGTTTCGTTGA